In Aestuariibaculum lutulentum, one DNA window encodes the following:
- a CDS encoding DUF3822 family protein — protein sequence MAQTSKELNTLTNKDLSIQISLSGLSFCILQRDTNTISNLTEINFGKKLNYLVLLDHLKNALEANPNLQETFETVTVVHDNEIANLVPMPLFDEDHLADYLKFNSKILKSDYIATDDIVLNDSVNVYVPFTNINNFVYDTFGEFTFKHVSSVLIENILLIEKNADAPKVYVNVGQNHFEIIVVDKAKLLLYNTFDFTTKEDFIYYILFTTEQLNLNPETFQLVLLGEIAEDDELYNIAYKYIRFVSFGSRNENYIYTEAPKSNHSNFTLINSF from the coding sequence ATGGCGCAAACGAGTAAAGAATTAAATACTTTAACAAATAAAGACTTGTCCATTCAAATTAGTTTGAGTGGACTTTCTTTTTGTATTCTACAAAGAGACACCAATACTATCAGTAATCTTACTGAAATTAATTTTGGTAAGAAACTAAATTATCTTGTGCTTTTAGATCATCTAAAAAATGCTTTAGAGGCTAACCCAAATTTGCAAGAGACATTTGAGACCGTAACAGTCGTTCATGATAACGAAATAGCAAACTTGGTACCTATGCCTTTATTTGATGAAGATCATCTTGCCGATTACCTGAAGTTTAATTCTAAAATTTTAAAGTCTGATTACATAGCGACTGATGATATTGTTCTTAACGACAGTGTAAACGTTTATGTACCATTCACCAACATTAACAATTTTGTTTACGATACCTTTGGTGAATTTACCTTTAAACATGTGTCTTCTGTATTAATTGAAAACATTTTGCTTATTGAAAAAAATGCAGATGCTCCAAAAGTTTATGTAAATGTTGGTCAAAATCATTTTGAAATCATTGTGGTCGATAAAGCCAAGCTTTTACTTTATAACACTTTCGATTTTACAACAAAAGAGGACTTTATTTATTACATCCTCTTCACAACAGAGCAGCTCAATTTAAACCCGGAAACCTTTCAGTTGGTATTGCTGGGAGAAATTGCAGAAGACGATGAATTATACAACATAGCTTATAAATACATAAGATTTGTTAGCTTTGGCAGCAGAAATGAAAATTACATTTACACGGAAGCTCCGAAATCAAACCATTCTAATTTTACACTTATAAACAGTTTTTAA